In Maridesulfovibrio sp., the following proteins share a genomic window:
- a CDS encoding CBS and ACT domain-containing protein gives MLVKNWMSKDVITLNHDRSMMKAAKLMKDNVISRLPIVDEDGVLVGIISDRDIKEASPSKATTLDMHELYYLLSEIKVKDIMSRKVFTVSDEDTVEKAAVLMQENKIGGVPVVDADNKCIGIITNTDVFKVLISITGVLDGGVQVGLALSNAPGSLNGVLDYLKDNGGRVMSILTSYEPEQENMRHVFIRIHDMDKATLNMIREGLAERFNLLYWVRDSVHGLTA, from the coding sequence ATGCTGGTTAAAAACTGGATGTCCAAGGACGTAATCACCCTGAACCACGACCGCTCTATGATGAAGGCTGCCAAGCTGATGAAGGATAATGTAATCAGCAGGCTGCCTATTGTTGATGAAGACGGCGTTCTGGTCGGTATTATTTCGGATAGGGACATCAAGGAAGCCTCTCCCTCCAAGGCCACTACCCTTGATATGCATGAGCTTTACTATCTACTCTCTGAAATCAAGGTTAAGGACATCATGTCCCGCAAGGTGTTCACTGTTTCTGATGAAGATACCGTGGAAAAGGCAGCCGTGCTCATGCAAGAAAACAAGATCGGCGGTGTTCCGGTTGTGGACGCTGATAACAAGTGCATCGGTATCATTACCAATACCGATGTTTTTAAGGTTCTGATCAGCATTACCGGAGTTCTTGACGGTGGAGTGCAGGTCGGTCTTGCCCTCTCAAATGCACCGGGCTCGCTTAACGGTGTTCTCGACTACCTTAAGGATAACGGTGGGCGGGTTATGTCTATCCTGACTTCCTATGAACCGGAGCAGGAGAACATGCGCCATGTGTTCATCCGCATCCACGACATGGACAAGGCTACCCTGAATATGATCAGGGAAGGACTGGCAGAGAGGTTCAACCTGCTTTACTGGGTTCGAGATTCCGTTCACGGACTGACTGCATAA
- a CDS encoding YchJ family protein, which translates to MNECPCGSGKAYESCCEPYITGKEPAPTAEALMRSRYTAFAVKQVDYLGDTLAPESKHDYDEAQVKVWAETSTWLGLEIVSTSKGMEDDETGEVEFIAKFRQQGAIQTHHEASLFEKRDGKWFYIEGDFVPQQPIKKEKKVGRNEPCPCGSGKKYKKCCG; encoded by the coding sequence ATGAATGAATGTCCATGCGGTTCCGGAAAAGCTTACGAGAGCTGCTGCGAACCATACATCACAGGAAAAGAGCCAGCACCTACCGCCGAAGCCCTCATGCGTTCCCGCTATACAGCATTTGCAGTCAAGCAGGTTGATTACCTCGGCGATACTCTCGCCCCGGAAAGCAAACATGATTATGACGAGGCGCAGGTCAAAGTATGGGCTGAAACCTCCACATGGCTCGGTCTGGAAATTGTTTCTACCTCCAAGGGAATGGAAGATGATGAAACCGGAGAGGTGGAATTCATCGCCAAATTCAGGCAGCAGGGAGCTATCCAAACTCACCACGAAGCCAGTCTTTTCGAAAAACGTGATGGCAAATGGTTTTACATAGAAGGTGACTTTGTTCCCCAGCAGCCCATTAAGAAAGAGAAGAAAGTAGGACGTAATGAACCCTGCCCCTGTGGCAGCGGTAAGAAATACAAGAAGTGTTGCGGCTGA
- a CDS encoding NifB/NifX family molybdenum-iron cluster-binding protein → MKIALPSRDGMVDGHFGHCEAFTIFTLDESKNIVAEEKLTPPPGCGCKSNIVPTLAEKGVEMLLAGNMGQGAVNLLQNSGIQVIRGCGGDLKEAVAQWAAGKITDSATICDDHESCGNH, encoded by the coding sequence ATGAAAATCGCACTTCCTTCCAGAGACGGAATGGTTGATGGTCACTTCGGGCATTGTGAAGCTTTCACCATTTTCACTCTCGATGAATCCAAAAATATTGTTGCGGAAGAAAAACTCACCCCTCCCCCGGGCTGCGGCTGCAAATCTAACATCGTCCCCACCCTCGCTGAAAAGGGTGTAGAAATGCTGCTCGCCGGCAACATGGGTCAAGGCGCAGTTAACCTCTTGCAGAACAGCGGCATTCAGGTTATCCGCGGTTGTGGTGGTGACCTCAAGGAAGCGGTGGCACAGTGGGCGGCAGGAAAAATCACTGATTCCGCAACTATCTGCGACGACCACGAGTCCTGCGGAAACCACTAG
- the arfB gene encoding alternative ribosome rescue aminoacyl-tRNA hydrolase ArfB yields MRIKKQNIQPKAMISITSTLSIPDSEISFYASRSSGPGGQHVNKTSSKVSLVFNVQDSPSLSDDQKMLIISVIGGRINSKGELHISCEEHRSQFRNKEEAISRFAKILGDALKPVRKRRKTKIPYSAKRKRLDSKKKRAEVKQGRSKPDY; encoded by the coding sequence TTGCGCATTAAAAAACAAAACATCCAGCCGAAAGCTATGATAAGTATCACTTCGACATTGTCTATACCAGATAGCGAAATTAGTTTCTACGCCAGCCGCAGTTCCGGCCCGGGCGGACAGCATGTTAACAAGACTTCTTCAAAAGTAAGTCTTGTTTTTAATGTGCAGGACTCTCCATCCTTAAGCGATGACCAGAAAATGCTGATAATCAGCGTTATTGGCGGGCGTATTAATTCCAAAGGAGAATTACATATTTCATGTGAAGAGCACCGCAGCCAGTTTCGTAATAAAGAAGAGGCTATCTCACGGTTTGCAAAAATATTGGGCGATGCTTTGAAGCCGGTGCGTAAAAGACGTAAAACTAAAATTCCGTATTCAGCTAAACGCAAGCGGCTTGATAGTAAAAAGAAACGTGCTGAAGTTAAACAAGGCCGCTCAAAACCGGATTATTAG
- a CDS encoding OmpA family protein codes for MKKLVFLIIFVFCCASASFAEQEGFAATSDDILRMITDPGGRVFLQIEFKVNSAKISEKAYPVVNSLGQALTSSTGLNMQVKLVGHTDSAGDKDYNRTLSLKRAEAVKNYLAVYFNIDPGRVEVQGMGEAQPIASNENAQGRARNRRVEVINITTKTVSPTVPDAVQGVDTQKLW; via the coding sequence ATGAAAAAGCTGGTTTTTCTGATCATCTTTGTGTTTTGCTGTGCGTCTGCTTCTTTTGCCGAACAGGAAGGTTTCGCCGCTACTTCAGACGATATCCTGCGCATGATTACTGATCCGGGTGGGCGGGTTTTTCTTCAGATTGAGTTCAAGGTTAACTCAGCTAAAATAAGTGAAAAAGCATACCCTGTAGTGAATTCTCTAGGGCAGGCCCTCACTTCAAGCACCGGCTTGAATATGCAGGTAAAGCTTGTCGGCCATACAGATTCGGCCGGAGACAAGGATTACAACCGGACTTTAAGCCTGAAACGGGCGGAAGCAGTTAAGAATTATCTGGCTGTGTATTTCAATATAGACCCCGGACGTGTAGAAGTGCAGGGCATGGGTGAGGCTCAACCTATCGCATCTAATGAGAACGCGCAGGGTAGAGCCCGTAATCGCCGGGTAGAAGTCATAAATATAACGACAAAAACAGTTTCTCCTACAGTTCCGGACGCAGTTCAAGGGGTGGACACCCAAAAATTATGGTAA
- a CDS encoding TetR family transcriptional regulator: MTKREKIFQAGAKLFAERSFNSVGIRDIAREADVNSAMISYYFGGKSGLLREIFSAFSERMIDIISRSMSEARDHTELVELNVAMFVEDARQNRDVYLVGLRELNHGCGELQDLRKGLYNTGWNFFEQFLKRCGSRIDSSEERREICFTAVLGIVFSDYLLGGGNYIDDDRKVEEYIRVVTVFLKSGSPALWE, from the coding sequence ATGACAAAACGCGAAAAAATTTTTCAAGCCGGGGCGAAACTCTTCGCCGAGCGATCATTCAACTCAGTCGGAATCAGGGATATTGCCCGCGAAGCTGACGTGAACAGTGCCATGATCTCTTACTACTTTGGCGGTAAGTCCGGATTGTTGCGCGAGATTTTCAGCGCATTCAGCGAGCGAATGATAGACATAATAAGTAGATCCATGTCTGAAGCCAGAGACCATACTGAATTGGTAGAGTTGAATGTGGCAATGTTTGTTGAGGATGCCAGACAGAATCGCGATGTTTATCTGGTCGGGCTGCGTGAGCTTAACCACGGCTGTGGAGAGCTACAGGATCTACGGAAAGGTCTGTACAACACCGGGTGGAATTTCTTTGAACAATTTCTTAAAAGATGCGGCTCCAGAATAGATTCTTCCGAAGAAAGGCGCGAGATATGCTTTACTGCTGTTCTTGGGATTGTTTTTTCAGACTATTTATTGGGGGGCGGCAATTATATAGATGATGACCGAAAGGTTGAAGAGTACATAAGAGTTGTGACTGTTTTTCTTAAATCAGGCAGTCCTGCCCTTTGGGAATAA
- a CDS encoding efflux RND transporter periplasmic adaptor subunit, translated as MRAKLIFLVLIMMMLQGCNEEVRVEQPVRPVRVMKITDKNEPELRNFPGKVKATREATLAFRVSGQIESFSVKEGDYVKKGQVIAVLDQRDFQAAIANLEAKLIGARSVMKEAHLNFERNAELLASDTVAQSSFDSAQSTFESSRATVNSLIQELRRAKLNLQYTSLKAPFSGTIAVKSVENHEYVQAKEPIVQLEDTSSLDVVVDVPENIWVRGIIKKNSHNFKASAKFETYPGQELKLEIKEFQTKANAETQTYEVTLKMENPDGLSIHPGMTAEVVASMPEQKGVNSVSVPISAVVGSADQDKYVWIYRNGEVKKRIVQVGRIVNDSFEVNEGILPGEQVVVSGAHYLHEGQEVTILKGRIGSRG; from the coding sequence GTGCGTGCTAAATTAATATTTTTAGTCTTAATAATGATGATGTTGCAGGGATGTAATGAGGAAGTTCGTGTTGAACAGCCTGTGCGCCCTGTAAGGGTAATGAAAATTACTGACAAGAATGAACCAGAACTGCGCAATTTTCCCGGTAAGGTCAAAGCTACCCGGGAAGCGACACTTGCCTTCCGGGTGTCCGGGCAGATTGAGAGTTTCAGTGTCAAGGAAGGTGATTACGTCAAAAAAGGACAGGTAATAGCCGTTCTGGACCAGCGTGATTTTCAGGCTGCCATTGCCAACCTTGAAGCAAAGCTTATCGGTGCGCGTTCGGTGATGAAAGAGGCCCATCTAAATTTTGAACGCAACGCGGAGTTGTTGGCCTCTGATACGGTGGCACAGTCTTCGTTTGACTCGGCCCAGAGCACATTTGAAAGCAGCAGGGCAACTGTAAATTCCCTTATTCAGGAACTCCGCCGGGCTAAGCTGAATCTGCAATACACCAGTCTTAAGGCTCCTTTCAGCGGGACTATTGCCGTTAAATCTGTTGAAAACCATGAGTACGTTCAGGCCAAGGAACCAATTGTTCAGCTTGAAGACACTTCATCTCTGGATGTGGTTGTTGATGTACCGGAAAATATATGGGTACGTGGAATTATAAAGAAAAACAGTCATAATTTTAAAGCAAGCGCAAAGTTTGAGACCTATCCCGGTCAGGAACTCAAGCTGGAAATCAAGGAATTTCAGACTAAAGCCAATGCAGAGACCCAGACTTATGAGGTTACCCTTAAAATGGAAAACCCCGATGGTTTGTCCATCCATCCGGGCATGACTGCCGAAGTCGTAGCCAGCATGCCTGAACAAAAAGGTGTGAACTCTGTTTCAGTGCCTATTTCTGCTGTAGTCGGTTCTGCTGATCAGGATAAATATGTCTGGATTTATAGGAATGGCGAGGTGAAGAAACGGATTGTCCAGGTGGGCAGGATTGTTAATGACAGCTTTGAGGTTAATGAGGGCATCCTCCCCGGTGAGCAGGTAGTAGTCTCTGGAGCCCATTACCTGCATGAAGGACAGGAAGTCACAATTCTTAAAGGTAGAATAGGGAGTCGCGGATGA